A single window of Agromyces sp. Leaf222 DNA harbors:
- a CDS encoding serine hydrolase → MSLPLPVDGSAPAPGAGAAPSPGTGAATAPGAAPIHGHVHDDFTGLRDEFERRLASGAELGASLAVIVDGEPVVDLWGGWADPEQQREWQRDTITNVWSISKTVTALAALVLIDRGELDPEQPVAHYWPEFAAAGKEGVLVKHVLMHTSGVSGWAQPITGADILDADAAAARLASQPPWWPAGAASGYHLLDYGHLVGELVRRITGRSLGAFVAEELAGPLGADFWLGLPESEDHRVSNVVPPQGTLDFSAIPPDSPAFKTYTGPPLDAEVTWTREWRAAGVGGAGGQGNARSVARLNALVSNGGELDGVRLLSPATIDRIFAEHTDNVDLVLGLPLRFGLGFAVSNPASTPWIPEGRVAFWGGWGGSIVINDVERRTTFAYVMNRMSPGIIGSPRSDAYTRAVYAALGATTLA, encoded by the coding sequence ATGAGCCTTCCCCTTCCTGTAGACGGTTCCGCGCCCGCGCCCGGCGCCGGCGCTGCGCCCTCGCCCGGCACCGGCGCTGCGACCGCGCCCGGTGCTGCACCGATCCACGGACACGTGCACGACGACTTCACCGGCCTCCGCGATGAGTTCGAACGCCGGCTCGCGTCGGGTGCGGAACTCGGCGCGTCGCTCGCCGTGATCGTCGACGGCGAGCCCGTCGTCGACCTCTGGGGCGGCTGGGCCGATCCCGAGCAGCAGCGCGAATGGCAGCGGGACACGATCACGAACGTGTGGTCGATCTCGAAGACCGTCACCGCGCTCGCCGCGCTCGTGCTCATCGACCGCGGCGAGCTCGACCCCGAGCAGCCCGTCGCCCACTACTGGCCCGAATTCGCCGCGGCCGGCAAGGAGGGCGTGCTCGTGAAGCACGTGCTCATGCACACCTCGGGCGTCTCGGGGTGGGCGCAGCCCATCACGGGCGCCGACATCCTCGATGCGGATGCCGCGGCGGCCCGTCTTGCGTCGCAGCCGCCGTGGTGGCCGGCGGGCGCGGCATCCGGCTATCACCTGCTGGACTACGGCCACCTCGTCGGGGAGCTCGTGCGCCGCATCACCGGACGCTCGCTCGGCGCGTTCGTCGCCGAGGAGCTCGCCGGCCCGCTCGGCGCGGACTTCTGGCTCGGCCTGCCCGAGTCTGAGGATCACCGCGTGAGCAACGTCGTGCCGCCGCAGGGGACGCTGGACTTCTCGGCGATCCCGCCCGACTCCCCGGCCTTCAAGACCTACACGGGACCACCGCTCGACGCCGAGGTCACCTGGACGCGCGAGTGGCGCGCCGCGGGCGTCGGCGGCGCCGGCGGGCAGGGCAACGCCCGCTCGGTGGCCCGCCTCAACGCCCTCGTCTCGAACGGCGGAGAACTCGACGGCGTGCGCCTGCTCTCGCCCGCGACGATCGATCGCATCTTCGCGGAGCACACCGACAACGTCGACCTCGTGCTCGGGCTGCCGCTCCGCTTCGGGCTCGGATTCGCCGTGTCGAATCCGGCGAGCACGCCGTGGATCCCCGAGGGCCGGGTCGCGTTCTGGGGCGGCTGGGGCGGGTCGATCGTCATCAACGACGTCGAGCGCCGCACGACGTTCGCCTACGTCATGAACCGGATGTCGCCGGGCATCATCGGCTCGCCCCGCAGCGACGCGTACACGCGGGCGGTCTACGCCGCGCTCGGCGCCACGACCCTGGCCTGA
- a CDS encoding acetyl-CoA C-acetyltransferase has product MTEAYIVATARSPIGRARKGSLAGLRGDDLTARMVEAALAKVPGLDPTRVEDLMLGCGMPGGEQGMNMARIVAVLLGLDGVPGTTVNRYCSSSLQTTRMAFHAIKAGEGDVFVSAGVESVSNMGVGSSDYIPGAKLTNARFDDAIARTEARAAGGADAAGLRPWRDPRLDGLLPDAYIAMGQTAENVAELRGVTRDEQDAFAARSQQRAEAAIASGFWANDITPVTLDDGTVVSADDGPRAGVTIEALAGLDPVFRPDGTVTAGNCCPLNDGAAAVVVVSDRIVDELGLQPLARIVSTGVSGLSPEIMGLGPVEASRLALTRAGLSIDDIDLVELNEAFAAQVIPSARELGIDESRLNVHGGAIAVGHPFGMTGARITSTLINGLAATGGRYGLETMCVGGGQGMALVLERV; this is encoded by the coding sequence ATGACCGAGGCCTACATCGTCGCCACCGCCCGCTCGCCCATCGGCCGCGCCCGCAAGGGGTCGCTCGCCGGCCTCCGCGGCGACGACCTCACCGCGCGCATGGTCGAAGCCGCGCTCGCCAAGGTGCCAGGGCTCGACCCGACCCGCGTCGAGGACCTCATGCTCGGCTGCGGCATGCCGGGCGGCGAGCAGGGCATGAACATGGCCCGCATCGTTGCCGTGCTGCTCGGCCTCGACGGCGTGCCGGGCACGACCGTCAACCGCTACTGCTCGTCGAGCCTGCAGACCACGCGCATGGCGTTCCACGCGATCAAGGCTGGCGAGGGCGACGTGTTCGTGTCGGCGGGGGTCGAGTCGGTCTCGAACATGGGCGTCGGCTCGAGCGACTACATCCCGGGTGCGAAGCTCACGAACGCCCGCTTCGACGACGCCATCGCGCGCACCGAGGCGCGGGCAGCAGGTGGGGCGGATGCCGCGGGCCTGCGCCCCTGGCGCGACCCGCGTCTCGACGGGCTGCTGCCCGACGCGTACATCGCCATGGGCCAGACGGCCGAGAACGTCGCGGAGCTCCGCGGCGTCACCCGCGACGAGCAGGACGCCTTCGCGGCCCGCAGCCAGCAGCGCGCCGAGGCCGCGATCGCCTCTGGATTCTGGGCGAACGACATCACCCCCGTGACGCTCGACGACGGCACGGTGGTCTCGGCCGACGACGGCCCGCGCGCCGGCGTCACGATCGAGGCGCTCGCCGGGCTCGACCCGGTGTTCCGCCCCGACGGCACCGTGACCGCCGGAAACTGCTGCCCGCTCAACGACGGCGCGGCCGCCGTGGTCGTGGTCTCCGACCGCATCGTCGACGAGCTCGGCCTGCAGCCGCTCGCCCGTATCGTCTCCACCGGGGTCAGCGGACTCTCGCCTGAGATCATGGGCCTCGGACCCGTCGAGGCCTCGCGCCTGGCCCTCACTCGCGCCGGTCTCTCGATCGACGACATCGACCTCGTCGAGCTCAACGAGGCGTTCGCGGCGCAGGTGATCCCGTCGGCGCGCGAGCTCGGCATCGACGAGTCGCGCCTGAACGTGCACGGCGGCGCGATCGCCGTCGGACACCCGTTCGGCATGACCGGCGCCCGCATCACGTCCACCCTCATCAACGGGCTCGCCGCGACCGGCGGCCGCTACGGCCTCGAGACGATGTGCGTCGGCGGCGGCCAGGGCATGGCCCTCGTGCTCGAGCGCGTGTAG
- a CDS encoding ABC transporter ATP-binding protein has protein sequence MLAKLLVRYLKPYVWLLVGVLVFQILSAIATFNLPDLNAKIIDNGVSKGDTEYIWSTGAVMLLISLGQITASIIATYFAAKAAMRLGRDIRNDVFEKVSAFSEREVSKFGPGSLITRNTNDVQQVQMLAMMGATMLVTAPILAIGGIYFALRQDVGLGWIIAVAVSVLLVIAILIISRMVPLFRSFQHKLDNVNRIMREQLTGVRVVRAFVREPIEEERFRGANTDIMIVGRRVGSLFVLLFPLFMLVLNVTIVGVVWFGAFAVDSGDAQIGTLFAFMQYVMLILTGVLMASFMTIMIPRAAVSADRIAEVLDSTSTLLRPTNPVTELPTPGTIELTDVSFTYPGAEHPVLDGISFAAARGETVAIVGSTGAGKTTLVSLIPRLFDTTGGSVAVGGVDVRQADLDVLWNSIGLVPQRPFLFTGTVASNLRYGREEATDEELWHALEIAQGRDFVEEMEGGLEARIAQGGTNVSGGQRQRLAIARAIVHQPDVLVFDDSFSALDLTTDANLRHALWRELPEVTKIVVAQRVSSITDADRIIVLDDGAMVGVGTHEQLLETSDTYREIVESQLGAEAAR, from the coding sequence ATGCTCGCAAAACTCCTCGTCCGTTATCTGAAGCCCTACGTGTGGTTGCTCGTCGGAGTCCTGGTCTTCCAGATCCTCTCCGCGATCGCCACGTTCAACCTGCCCGACCTCAACGCCAAGATCATCGACAACGGCGTCTCGAAGGGCGACACCGAGTACATCTGGTCGACCGGCGCCGTCATGCTGCTGATCTCCCTCGGGCAGATCACCGCATCGATCATCGCCACGTACTTCGCCGCGAAGGCCGCCATGCGGCTCGGCCGCGACATCCGCAACGACGTGTTCGAGAAGGTCAGCGCCTTCTCCGAGCGCGAGGTCTCGAAGTTCGGCCCCGGCTCGCTCATCACCCGCAACACGAACGACGTGCAGCAGGTGCAGATGCTCGCCATGATGGGCGCGACGATGCTCGTCACCGCCCCGATCCTGGCCATCGGCGGCATCTACTTCGCCCTGCGCCAAGACGTCGGCCTCGGCTGGATCATCGCCGTCGCCGTGTCCGTGCTGCTCGTCATCGCGATCCTCATCATCAGCCGCATGGTGCCGCTGTTCCGCAGCTTCCAGCACAAGCTCGACAACGTGAACCGCATCATGCGCGAGCAGCTCACGGGCGTGCGCGTCGTGCGCGCCTTCGTGCGCGAGCCCATCGAAGAGGAGCGCTTCCGCGGCGCGAACACCGACATCATGATCGTCGGGCGCCGCGTCGGCTCCCTGTTCGTGCTGCTGTTCCCGCTCTTCATGCTCGTGCTCAACGTCACGATCGTGGGCGTCGTCTGGTTCGGCGCCTTCGCCGTCGACTCCGGCGACGCGCAGATCGGCACGCTGTTCGCCTTCATGCAGTACGTGATGCTGATCCTCACCGGCGTGCTCATGGCGAGCTTCATGACGATCATGATCCCGCGTGCCGCCGTCTCGGCCGACCGCATCGCCGAGGTGCTCGACAGCACGAGCACGCTCCTGCGGCCGACGAACCCCGTCACCGAACTGCCCACCCCGGGCACCATCGAGCTGACGGATGTCTCGTTCACGTACCCGGGCGCCGAGCACCCCGTGCTCGACGGCATCAGCTTCGCCGCCGCGCGCGGCGAGACCGTGGCCATCGTCGGCTCCACCGGCGCCGGCAAGACCACGCTCGTGTCGCTGATCCCCCGCCTGTTCGACACCACCGGCGGCTCCGTCGCGGTCGGCGGCGTCGACGTGCGGCAGGCCGACCTCGACGTGCTCTGGAACTCCATCGGCCTCGTGCCGCAGCGCCCGTTCCTCTTCACCGGCACCGTCGCGTCGAACCTCAGGTACGGCCGTGAAGAGGCCACCGACGAGGAGCTCTGGCACGCACTCGAGATCGCGCAGGGTCGCGACTTCGTCGAGGAGATGGAGGGCGGGCTCGAGGCCCGCATCGCCCAGGGCGGCACCAACGTCTCGGGCGGCCAGCGCCAGCGGCTCGCGATCGCCCGCGCGATCGTGCACCAGCCCGACGTGCTCGTGTTCGACGACTCGTTCTCGGCACTCGACCTGACGACCGATGCGAACCTGCGGCACGCGCTCTGGCGCGAGCTGCCCGAGGTGACGAAGATCGTCGTCGCCCAGCGCGTGTCGAGCATCACCGATGCCGACCGCATCATCGTGCTCGACGATGGCGCCATGGTCGGCGTCGGAACCCACGAGCAGTTGCTCGAGACATCCGACACCTACCGCGAGATCGTCGAATCCCAGCTCGGAGCGGAGGCAGCCCGATGA
- a CDS encoding NUDIX domain-containing protein, with protein sequence MAETSAGILLHRRRDAASDPRDVEVLLGHMGGPFWRGRDEAAWSLPKGTFTDEAPIDAAKREFAEELGNPAPDVPYVELGVFRYTSGKTVAVFAGEADFDAAHIESNTFELEWPPRSGRRQSFPELDVAAWVPIDEARLRLVKGQRPALDALLAHLGLG encoded by the coding sequence ATGGCCGAGACGAGCGCGGGGATCCTGCTGCACCGACGGCGCGACGCGGCATCCGACCCCCGTGACGTCGAGGTGCTGCTCGGGCACATGGGCGGGCCGTTCTGGCGCGGCCGCGACGAGGCGGCCTGGTCGCTGCCGAAGGGCACCTTCACCGACGAGGCGCCGATCGACGCGGCGAAACGGGAGTTCGCCGAGGAGCTCGGCAACCCGGCACCCGACGTGCCGTACGTCGAGCTCGGCGTGTTCCGGTACACCTCGGGCAAGACGGTCGCGGTGTTCGCGGGCGAGGCCGACTTCGACGCCGCGCACATCGAGAGCAACACGTTCGAGCTCGAGTGGCCGCCGCGGTCGGGCCGGCGCCAGTCGTTCCCCGAACTCGACGTCGCGGCGTGGGTGCCGATCGACGAGGCGCGCCTGCGCCTGGTCAAGGGCCAACGCCCGGCGCTCGACGCCCTGCTCGCGCACCTCGGCCTCGGCTGA
- a CDS encoding MaoC family dehydratase, which produces MSATPVSPLRLASPADLLDAVGTAIGPGAWFEVDQARIERFADATDDHQWIHVDVERAAAGPFGAPIAHGFLTLSLLTALATPLLEVDGVAMGVNYGFEKVRFLQPVTAGSCVRAVGTLASAERTGSGIRVVQDLTVEIEGSDRPALIAQWVTLIVPARPPVE; this is translated from the coding sequence ATGAGCGCGACGCCCGTCTCCCCGCTCCGGCTCGCCTCGCCCGCCGACCTGCTCGACGCGGTCGGCACGGCCATCGGCCCCGGCGCCTGGTTCGAGGTCGACCAGGCCCGCATCGAGCGGTTCGCGGATGCCACGGACGACCACCAGTGGATCCACGTCGACGTCGAGCGGGCCGCCGCCGGACCCTTCGGCGCCCCGATCGCTCACGGGTTCCTCACGCTGTCGCTGCTCACCGCGCTCGCCACCCCGCTGCTCGAGGTCGACGGCGTCGCCATGGGCGTGAACTACGGCTTCGAGAAGGTGCGGTTCCTCCAGCCGGTCACCGCCGGGTCGTGCGTGCGAGCCGTCGGGACGCTCGCGTCGGCCGAGCGCACCGGCAGCGGCATCCGGGTGGTGCAGGACCTCACGGTCGAGATCGAGGGCTCCGACCGCCCGGCGCTGATCGCCCAGTGGGTGACGCTCATCGTGCCGGCGAGACCGCCGGTCGAGTAG
- the fabG gene encoding 3-oxoacyl-ACP reductase FabG, giving the protein MTRTAIVTGAARGIGAATARRLAADGYAVAVLDLDAASCAETVAAIEADGGRAIAVGANVADSAAVAAAVTRVADELGAPTILVNNAGILRDNLLFKMTDDDWDAVLGVHLRGAFLMTRAVQAHQVEAKWGRIVNLSSTSALGNRGQANYAAAKAGMQGFTKTLAIELGRYNVTANSVAPGFIATDMLRQTAERMGITNEQLLEGAAKEIPVGRVGQPEDVAAAVSFFCSDAASFVSGQVLYVAGGPKA; this is encoded by the coding sequence ATGACCCGCACCGCCATCGTCACCGGAGCCGCGCGCGGCATCGGAGCCGCGACCGCCCGCCGACTCGCCGCCGACGGTTATGCCGTCGCCGTGCTCGACCTCGACGCGGCATCCTGCGCCGAGACCGTCGCCGCCATCGAGGCCGACGGGGGCCGCGCGATCGCGGTCGGCGCGAACGTCGCCGACTCGGCCGCCGTCGCGGCTGCCGTCACCCGCGTCGCCGACGAGCTCGGGGCGCCGACCATCCTCGTGAACAACGCCGGCATCCTGCGCGACAACCTGCTCTTCAAGATGACCGACGACGACTGGGACGCCGTGCTCGGCGTGCACCTGCGCGGCGCGTTCCTCATGACGAGGGCCGTGCAGGCACACCAGGTCGAGGCGAAGTGGGGCCGCATCGTGAACCTCTCGAGTACCTCGGCGCTCGGCAACCGCGGCCAGGCCAACTACGCCGCCGCGAAGGCCGGCATGCAGGGCTTCACGAAGACGCTCGCGATCGAGCTCGGCCGCTACAACGTGACCGCGAACTCGGTCGCTCCCGGCTTCATCGCGACCGACATGCTGCGCCAGACGGCCGAGCGCATGGGCATCACGAACGAGCAGCTGCTCGAGGGCGCGGCCAAGGAGATCCCGGTCGGCCGCGTCGGCCAGCCAGAGGATGTCGCGGCCGCCGTGTCGTTCTTCTGCTCGGATGCCGCGTCCTTCGTCTCGGGCCAGGTGCTCTACGTGGCGGGCGGGCCGAAGGCATGA
- a CDS encoding ABC transporter ATP-binding protein yields the protein MTTEPTMPQISEEEKYELELAEQARLNSGDWDSVAPGKASKFGPSFRRLIGLLKPHALAFTFVSILGAAGVVLAVIAPKVLGEATNVLFAGVIGGQLPSGMTNAQAVEFLRADGQDDLANIVATAGAVPGEGIDFVKLSQILIVVLLLYVVSAILTWVQGYVVNVIMVRTMWRLREDVEAKLNRLPLSYFDKVQRGELISRVTNDIDNITQTMQQSLSGAITAVLTVVGVLIMMFSISWQLAIVALVSLPLMAVIFGVIGPKSQKAFGIQWRKVGRLNARVEESFSGHALVKVFGREADSHAKFKAENEELYEASFKAQFLSGIIMPGMMFIGNLTYVGIAVLGGLMVASGQLRLGDVQAFIQYSQQFTQPLSELGGMAAVVQSGTASAERVFQLLDADEQDPDAANAPKPAEGDGTIEFDHVSFSYAPEHPLIRDLSFRVEPGQTVAIVGPTGAGKTTLVNLIMRFYELDGGRILLNGQDIAELTRRDMRAKTGMVLQDPWLFAGSIRENIRYGRESATDDEILDAARATYVDRFVHSLPDGYDTVLDEEASNVSAGEKQLITIARAFVAQPSVLILDEATSSVDTRTELLLQHAMAALREGRTSFVIAHRLSTIRDADLILVMEHGDIVEQGSHDELIAREGAYWRLYNSQFEQAAADVDAEQAIAQGQGLDPALVGAQTGSFEAVDGERGTPATDA from the coding sequence ATGACCACCGAACCCACCATGCCCCAGATCTCTGAAGAGGAGAAGTACGAGCTCGAGCTCGCCGAGCAGGCCCGCCTGAACTCCGGCGACTGGGACAGCGTCGCACCGGGCAAGGCCTCGAAGTTCGGGCCCAGCTTCCGCCGGCTCATCGGCCTGCTGAAGCCGCACGCGCTCGCATTCACGTTCGTCTCGATCCTCGGGGCGGCCGGCGTCGTGCTCGCCGTGATCGCCCCCAAGGTGCTCGGCGAGGCCACGAACGTGCTCTTCGCGGGGGTCATCGGCGGGCAGCTGCCCTCCGGCATGACCAACGCGCAGGCGGTCGAGTTCCTCCGCGCCGACGGCCAGGACGACCTCGCCAACATCGTCGCGACGGCCGGCGCCGTGCCAGGCGAGGGAATCGACTTCGTCAAGCTCAGCCAGATCCTCATCGTCGTGCTGCTGCTCTACGTGGTCTCGGCGATCCTCACCTGGGTGCAGGGCTACGTCGTCAACGTGATCATGGTGCGCACCATGTGGCGCCTGCGCGAAGACGTCGAGGCCAAGCTCAACCGACTGCCCCTCAGCTACTTCGACAAGGTGCAGCGCGGCGAGCTCATCTCGCGCGTCACGAACGACATCGACAACATCACGCAGACCATGCAGCAGTCGCTCTCGGGTGCCATCACCGCGGTGCTCACCGTGGTCGGCGTGCTCATCATGATGTTCTCGATCTCGTGGCAGCTCGCGATCGTCGCGCTCGTCTCCCTGCCGCTCATGGCCGTGATCTTCGGCGTCATCGGCCCGAAGTCGCAGAAGGCGTTCGGCATCCAGTGGCGCAAGGTCGGCCGACTGAACGCCCGCGTCGAGGAGTCCTTCTCGGGCCACGCGCTCGTCAAGGTGTTCGGCCGCGAGGCGGACTCGCACGCGAAGTTCAAGGCCGAGAACGAGGAGCTCTACGAGGCCTCGTTCAAGGCGCAGTTCCTCTCGGGCATCATCATGCCGGGCATGATGTTCATTGGAAACCTCACCTACGTGGGCATCGCGGTGCTCGGCGGCCTCATGGTCGCGAGCGGCCAGCTCCGACTCGGTGACGTTCAGGCGTTCATCCAGTACTCGCAGCAGTTCACCCAGCCCCTCTCGGAGCTGGGCGGCATGGCCGCGGTCGTGCAGTCCGGCACCGCCTCCGCCGAGCGCGTGTTCCAGCTGCTCGACGCCGACGAGCAGGACCCCGACGCCGCAAACGCGCCGAAGCCCGCCGAGGGCGACGGCACGATCGAGTTCGACCACGTGTCGTTCTCGTACGCGCCCGAGCACCCGCTGATCCGCGACCTGTCGTTCCGGGTCGAGCCCGGGCAGACGGTCGCGATCGTCGGCCCGACCGGCGCCGGCAAGACGACGCTCGTGAACCTCATCATGCGGTTCTACGAGCTCGACGGCGGGCGCATCCTGCTCAACGGCCAGGACATCGCCGAGCTCACGCGCCGCGACATGCGCGCGAAGACCGGCATGGTGCTGCAAGACCCGTGGCTGTTCGCCGGATCGATCCGCGAGAACATCCGCTACGGCCGCGAGTCGGCGACCGACGACGAGATCCTCGACGCCGCTCGGGCCACCTACGTCGACCGGTTCGTGCACTCGCTGCCCGACGGATACGACACGGTGCTCGACGAAGAGGCGTCCAACGTCTCGGCCGGTGAGAAGCAGCTCATCACGATCGCGCGAGCGTTCGTGGCGCAGCCTTCGGTGCTCATCCTCGACGAGGCCACCTCGTCGGTCGACACCCGCACCGAGCTGTTGCTGCAGCACGCGATGGCGGCGCTCCGCGAAGGACGCACGTCGTTCGTGATCGCGCACCGCCTGTCGACGATCCGCGACGCCGACCTCATCCTCGTGATGGAGCACGGCGACATCGTCGAGCAGGGCAGCCACGACGAGCTCATCGCTCGCGAGGGCGCGTATTGGCGCCTCTACAACTCGCAGTTCGAGCAGGCAGCGGCCGACGTCGACGCCGAGCAGGCGATCGCGCAGGGCCAGGGTCTCGACCCGGCGCTCGTCGGTGCGCAGACCGGCTCCTTCGAGGCGGTCGACGGCGAGCGAGGGACGCCCGCGACCGACGCGTAG
- a CDS encoding alcohol dehydrogenase catalytic domain-containing protein, translating into MQITGAVLETSGAEAPFARSRPFTVGTLELDPPGTGELLVRIEAAGVCHSDLSVVDGNRRRPTPMLLGHEASGIVEQVGVGVTDVAVGTRVVMTFLPRCGACPECASDGRLPCRTGSAANAEGTLVGGGIRLHRDGETVHHHLGVSAFASHAVVSRTSVVPVDDDVPAEVAALLGCAVLTGGGAVINAGRPAPDSRVTVVGLGGVGMAALLVAVALGHEVIGVDALPAKLETAMSLGASAAYAPDEAVRAASGTDAGSRAGTGTGTGPTSPADAAARAPLVIEAAGSARAFETAFALTAPGGTTVTVGLPAPDARATLSPLTLTAEARTVIGSYLGSAVPARDIPRYVELWRAGRLPLERLVSSRIRLDELDTAMDRLAAGGELRQLITLG; encoded by the coding sequence ATGCAGATCACGGGAGCGGTGCTCGAGACATCCGGAGCCGAAGCGCCATTCGCGCGGTCGCGCCCGTTCACGGTCGGCACGCTCGAGCTCGACCCGCCCGGCACAGGCGAACTGCTCGTGCGCATCGAGGCCGCGGGCGTCTGCCACTCCGACCTCAGCGTCGTCGACGGCAACCGGCGGCGGCCGACGCCCATGCTCCTCGGCCACGAGGCATCCGGCATCGTGGAGCAGGTCGGCGTCGGCGTGACGGATGTCGCGGTCGGCACGCGCGTGGTCATGACCTTCCTCCCCCGCTGCGGCGCCTGCCCCGAATGCGCGAGCGACGGACGCCTGCCCTGTCGCACGGGCAGCGCGGCGAACGCCGAGGGCACGCTCGTCGGCGGCGGCATCCGCCTGCACCGCGACGGCGAGACCGTGCACCACCACCTCGGCGTCTCGGCGTTCGCGAGCCACGCGGTGGTCAGCCGCACGTCGGTGGTGCCGGTCGACGATGACGTGCCGGCCGAGGTCGCCGCACTGCTCGGCTGCGCGGTGCTCACGGGCGGCGGCGCCGTCATCAACGCGGGCCGGCCCGCGCCGGACAGCCGCGTCACGGTCGTCGGCCTCGGCGGGGTCGGCATGGCGGCCCTGCTCGTCGCCGTCGCGCTCGGCCACGAGGTGATCGGCGTCGACGCGCTGCCCGCGAAGCTCGAGACGGCCATGAGCCTCGGCGCGAGCGCGGCCTACGCGCCCGACGAGGCGGTGCGCGCGGCATCCGGAACCGACGCCGGCAGCCGCGCCGGCACCGGCACCGGCACGGGCCCCACCAGCCCAGCGGATGCCGCGGCGCGGGCACCCCTCGTCATCGAGGCCGCCGGCTCGGCGAGGGCGTTCGAGACCGCGTTCGCCCTCACCGCACCCGGCGGCACCACGGTGACCGTCGGCCTGCCGGCACCCGACGCCCGCGCGACGCTCTCGCCGCTGACGCTCACCGCCGAGGCGCGCACCGTCATCGGCAGCTACCTCGGATCGGCCGTGCCCGCGCGTGACATCCCGCGCTACGTGGAACTCTGGCGCGCGGGACGCCTGCCCCTCGAACGTCTCGTGTCGTCGCGCATCCGCCTCGACGAACTCGACACGGCCATGGATCGCCTCGCCGCAGGCGGGGAACTCCGACAGCTCATCACGCTCGGCTGA